A region of the Thalassoroseus pseudoceratinae genome:
ATGAGGGGCTGTTACAAGCTATGTTTGTGAAGAGTCTCAAATTGGGAATTTTTCCCGTTCAATTTGAAGGGGTCATGCGTCGATGTCGACAATTCAGGACGGCGATCGGGTGTGTTTACATTACACCACATCCTCCGGCAGCGGTTGTGTCTTGGATTCCTCGGTCGGCCGAACACCGCTTACATTCGTTGTCGGAAACGGCGAGGTCCTCAAGGGATTAGAGCAGGGGGTGTATGGACTCCAAGCCGGAGACCGTCGTCGGCTGTATCTCACCGCCGAGGATGCTTTTGGAGAGCGATATTCGCACCTCAAACGCAGCATTCCCATCTCGGCGGTGTCTAAAGAAATTGCTTCGGCAGACCAAGTTTCTTTCGTCGTTGATGGACACACACTCGACCTGCATCGCCAATTCACTGATGGCGAAGTCGTTCATTTCGATGCAAACCACCCGCTCGCCGGTCAAAATCTTACGATCGAAATCGAGATTCTCAGCGTCGAATCCACCACAGTACTTAACCAAGCCGAACGCTTAACATAGCTGCAGAGTTGCATTCGGTGCCGTTCGATGGACTGTGTTCGCCAGCGAAGTTGCGAAATAGCTGATTAGTTACATCAGTTCATCAAGCACATGGGAATTCCGCGACTCAATGCGTTCAATGCGTTGCCGGATTTCATTGGCGCGGGTCTGTTGTCCTTGTTGAACAAGATTCTCGACCAGCGATTCCAAGGTTTCTAAGAATTCCGGATCGGTTTCGTCAGCGGTCTGTTCCTGAATTTCGATAATCCGGCGGAGAAGTTCCTCCGCCTGGAACAACTCACCTTGACGTGTGCATAAGTCAGCTAGCACCCGAAGATCGACCAACACATCGCGACTTTGCTTGCCCGTGGCTTTTTCCTGAATTTGCATCGTCCGCTGCACCAATCGAATTGCCTTTTGGTACTTGCCTTGATCGATATAGACCTGAGCGAGTGCGCGTGGCAACGGGACGACTCCAATTTTGTCCCCGTCGATGGTTGTCTCGTAGATCTCAATGGCTTGAGTCAGCAACGACTCGGCTTCGGCATTGCGATTTCGTTGGTGATGAACTTTCGCTGTGATTCGCAGCCGTTCGATTTCAATCCAAGGGGCTTGCTCTGAGTTTGTAGAGGCGATCGTCTCCGCACGAGTGCACCATTGTTCGGCTGATTTCCAGTCTCCGTCTTGGATTGCGAGCGATGCCAACTGCGTGTACCCCTGAATTTGGTCA
Encoded here:
- a CDS encoding FKBP-type peptidyl-prolyl cis-trans isomerase, with translation MSTIQDGDRVCLHYTTSSGSGCVLDSSVGRTPLTFVVGNGEVLKGLEQGVYGLQAGDRRRLYLTAEDAFGERYSHLKRSIPISAVSKEIASADQVSFVVDGHTLDLHRQFTDGEVVHFDANHPLAGQNLTIEIEILSVESTTVLNQAERLT